The window TCGTCACCCAGCTCGAGAAGCGGTTCGACCTCGAGAACCTCACCGTGGGCATCCTCGGCATGTCGTTCAAGGCCGGCTCCGACGACATCCGCTCGAGCCTGTCGTACAAGCTGCGCCGGGTGCTGAAGTTCCGGGCCAAGGCCGTCATCGGCACCGACCCCTACGTCACCGAGGAGACCGACGACACTCTGCTGCCGCTCGACGCCGTGCTCGAGAAGGCCGACATCCTCATCGTGGCCACCCCGCACAGCGAGTACAAGGGCCTCGTCACCGACAAGCCGGTGGCCGACGTCTGGAACCTCCTCGGCCAGGGAGTCGTGATTTGACCGAGGGCCTACGCGCCTCGATCGTCATCCCCGCGTACAACGAGGGCGACGACATCGTCCCCGGTCTCGACCGCATCTTCGAGGCCGTGAAGCTCGACGCCGAGGTGCTCGTCGTCGTCGACGCCACGACCGACACCACGGTGCCCGTCGTCGAGGCCTACGCCGCGGCGGGGCGACCGAACCTCAAGGTACTGATCAACGACTACGGCCGGGGTCCTGCCTACGCCATCCGCTACGGCATCGACCACGCCACCAGCGAGACGGTCGTCGTCACCATGGCCGACGGCTGCGACGATCCGCGCCAGATCGACGACCTCGTGCGCCTGGTCGAGCGCGGCGTCGTCGTCGCGGCCGCCTCGCGCTACATGCCCGGCGGGCAGCAGGTGGGCGGCCCCCGCTTCAAGAGCTTCCTGTCACGGATGGCCGGCATCACCCTGCACGTGTTCACCAACGCCGGCACGCGGGACGCCACGAACTCCTTCAAGGCCTACAACGCCGAGTTCGTGCGGCAGGTCGGGATCGACTCCAAGGACGGCTTCGAGATCGGCCTCGAGCTCACGGCGAAGGCCAGACGGCTGCGGCTGCCGGTCGCCGAGATCCCGACGATCTGGCTCGACCGGGCCTTCGGCGAGTCGAACTTCAAGCTCGCGAAGTGGATCCCGAAGTACCTGCGCTGGTACCGTTTCGCGTTCGGCCGCAAGCTCACCGTCGAGGAGCTGCGCGCCCTCACCGACGCCCCCACCACTCCCTGATCACCACCACGCCGAACACCCACCAGAAGGAACACATCATATGAAGAAGGTTCTCGTCACCGGATCCGCGGGATTCATCGGCGGCTACATCGTCGAGGAGCTCCTCGAGAAGGGCTACCAGGTCGTCGGAGTCGACAACTACTCCAAGTACGGCCCCGTCAAGAAGTCCTACGACGACAACCCGAACTACGAGCTCGTCGTCGGCGACGTGCAGGACGTCGAGCTGATGACGCGTCTGCTCGAGGACTGCGACCACTTCATCGCAGGCGCCGCGCTGATCGGCGGCATCTCGTACTTCCACACCTACGCCTACGACCTGCTCGCGCAGAACGAGCGCATCATCGCCTCGAGCGTCGACGCCGCGATCGCCGCCCACAAGAAGGGCCGCCTCGAGAAGGTGACCTACATGTCGAGCTCGATGGTCTTCGAGTCGACCGACCGCTGGCCGTCGAAGGAGGGCGACGAGCGCATCGTGCCGCCGCCGCTGTCGAGCTACGGCTTCCAGAAGCTGGCCGTGGAGTACTTCGCCCGCGCGGCCTGGGACCAGTACAAGCTGCCCTACACGATCCTCCGCCCCTTCAACTGCGTGGGCATCGGCGAGAGCCGTGCGCTCGGCGACGTCGAGATCGACTCGGGCAACGTCAAGCTCGCCATGAGCCACGTCGTGCCCGACCTCGTGCAGAAGGTGCTTAAGGGTCAGGACCCGCTGCACATCCTCGGCTCGGGCGAGCAGGTGCGCCACTACACCTACGGCGGCGACCTGGCGCGCGGCATCGTGCTCTCGCTCGACCACCCGGCCGCGCTGAACAACGACTTCAACGTCTCGACCGCCGAGGGCCACTCCGTACTGGAGCTCGCCGAGACCATCTGGCGCAAGATCAAGGGCCCGGACGTGCCGTTCAACTACACGTCCGACCCCGGCTTCGAGTACGACGTCGCGAAGCGCGTCCCCGACGTCACCAAGGCCAAGGAGCTGCTCGGCTTCGAGGCGACCACCACGCTGGACGACATGCTGGACGAGGTCATCCCGTGGATCGAGAATGCCGTCGCCGACGGCACGATCTAGATCCTCGGTGGGCGGCCGCCGGTGGCTCTCGCCGGCGACCGCTCACTACGTCTCACTCGTCGTCGCGTTCGCCTGGATCCTCGTCTGCGCACGGGAGCAGTGGTTCTTCTTCGACGAGTGGGACTTCCTCAAGCTCTCCTCCACCGACTTCCTGACGCCGCACCTGGGTCACTGGAGCACCGTCCCGATGCTCGTGACCGCCGGCCTCCGCGAGCTGGTCGGGCTCGGCAGCTACTGGCCGTACCTCCTCACCGCCGTGCTCGTGCACCTCGGCATCGCCCATTTGCTCTGGCGCCTGCTCCGGCGCGCCGGCGTGACGCCCTGGATCGCCGTGCTGCTCGCCTTCGCCATCGCCCTCTTCGGCGCGGGCAGCGAGAACATCCTCTGGGCCTTCCAGTTCGGCTTCCTCGGTGCCGTGCTGCTCGACCTCATCGCCGTGCTGCTCGTCGACCGGGCGACCCGAGAGCGCTACTGGAGGGGCTTCGCCCCGGTCGTCGCCCTCACCGTGGCGTCGCTGATGTTCTCGGGCACGGCGCTGCCCTTGATCGGCGGGGTCGCGGTCGTCGCGCTCCGCCGGGTCGGCCTCTGGCGGGCGGCGCTGCTCGTCGCCCCCTCGGCGGCGGTGTACCTGGCCTGGTACCTCTACGCGCAGAGCAACCCCGTCTACTTCATGCCCCCCGGACCCAGCGGCTACCCGGTGCTCTCCCTCGTGGGCCGGATGGGGGGCTTCGCCTTCCGGATGCTCAGCGGCGGCCTCGACGGCCTCACCCCGGTGCCGTTCCTCGGCCTGATCCTGTTCCTCTGCCTCGTCGTGTACGCCACGGTGCGGGGCCCGCTGCTCTGGCAGCGAGCACCGCTCGTGCTCGGACTCGCGGCGTCGGCGGTCGCGTTCGCGCTGCTCACCGCGTACTCCCGCTTCGACTTCACCACCGACACGGCCACGTCCAGCCGGTACATCTACCTGACGACGGTGCTGCTGATGCCGCTGATCGGGCTGCTGGCCACCGAACTCGCCGCCCTGCACCGGGGCGTCGAGCTCGCCATCGTCGCCGCTCTCGGGCTCACCACGGTCTACGGCGGTCACGTGCTCCTGCAGACCGGCCAGGCGCAGGCAGGTATCGAGCAGGACACCCGTGCGAAGATCTATGCGGTCGTCGACGAGCTGGCGGTGCACGATGTGGACATCTCCAGCCGGCCCGACCCGGTCTACGCCCCCTCCCTGACCGTGGGAGACCTGCGTGCCCTCGTGGCCGCGGGCGCGCTCACGGCCGACCAGCTGCACCCCTCCCCCACGAACGGCGGCCAGAAATGACGGACAGCTCCCCGCGCACCACTCCGAGCGGTCGCGTCGACGCGGCGGTCGACCGCGGGGTGCGGAGCGTCCAGCACCGGCTGCGCGCCGTCTCCGCCCGGCTGAACCCCGACGTGGTCGCCGCCATCGCGCTGGCCGCCGTGGTGCTGATCGCGGCGGCGGTCGTGTTCTCGGGTGTGCGCACCCAGTACTTCATCTACGACGAGTTCGACTACCTCGCCCCGCCCGACGGGGCGAACTGGCTGCGCTGGATCATCACGCCGCACAACGAGCACACCATCCTGTTCACGAAGGTCTGGTTCTCGCTGCTCTATCAGACCGTCGGATTGCAGGGCTACTGGCTCTACGCCCTCCCGATGCTGATCTGCCACCTCGCCGGCGGTGTCGCGGTCTACGCGCTGCTCCGCCTGGTGGTGCCCTCCCGCGCGGTCTGCGTCGCCGTCGTGGCCCCCGTGCTCATCATGGCCGCCGGGGCCGGCACGGTGACCTGGGCCGGCCAGTTCCAGTACACCGCGGCCACCGCCGCCGGGCTGTGGGTGCTCTACCTCGCCCTGTCCCCTCGTGTCGGCCCGCGACTCCGGGTGGCCGGGGTGGTCGCGCTGTCGCTGTTCGGCACGTTCAGCGGATCGGCTTACATCCCGCTCGGGGTGGCCGCCGGTCTCGCCCTCGTCTCGCTGCGGCGCTACCTCCTCGGTGCGATCGCCATCGCCGTCCCGGCGATCTGGTTCGTCGTGGTGCGGGTGGTCTGGACGATCCCGAGCTACAACAGCGCGCACAGCCTCGACCAGGTGCTGCGCGACGGGCCCGAGTTCGTCTACGCCCTGCTGGCCAAGGCGGTCAACGACTCGATCCCCGTGGCCGACTCCTTCACCCCGGCGGTGCTGGTCGTGGCCATCGTCGGCGTGCTCGCCTACCTCGCCGTCCGCCCCGGCCCGCTCGCCGGCAGCCGCGCCCGGCGCACCTACCTGTTCCTGCTCGTCGCCCTCGTGCTCTCGCTCGCCATCACGCTGATCGGTCGGCTCAGCCGCGACGTCGCCGAGTCGGCCAGCGGCGGCTACTCCTACTTCATCCTGATCGTCGCGATCCCGGTGTTCGTCGCGAGCCTCGCCCGCTTCGTCACCGGCACCCGGATCGCGGTGGCGGTGCTCGTGCTGCTGCTCGGCGGCTGGGCTGCGATCAACATCGTGGCCCTCGGCGACGAGGCGGAGGGCCTGTCCGACTGGAAGTCGGGCAACGCCGCCCTCCTCGGCGCCGCCGCGTCGCTGAGCGACGACGGCCTGATCGCGGTGAGCGACGACGCCGTCCCCTCGCCGCAGCTCGCCCCCACCGTGAGCTGGGCCGAGCTGTCGGAGATGGCCGCCGACGACCGAATCGTCGACGTCGAGCCCTCGGCGCTGAACGCCGACCAGGTCTCCCTCAACGTCCAGTGGACGGGACTCAGCACCCCCGTGACGGGCGAGCTGACGAGCTGCGAGGCGATCGCCCCGCACACCTCGATCGACCTCCCGGCGACGGCGCAGGTGGCGCTCGCCCCGGTCGGAGCACTCGAGAGCACCACCGTCGTCACACTCGCCTACCCGACGAGTGCGGCGTCGATCCCGGTCGGGGTCGACGACGACGGCACCCTGCTCGCCTCGACCGCCGACCGCCCCTCCGTCGTCACGGCCGGTGACACCGCGGTGACGGCGTGCCGCTGACCGGGGCGGCCGACTGGCTGCTCGGGCCGGCTCCGGGCCGCGTGCGGCCGCTCCTCGCCCGCGCGGGAGCCGTCACCGCCCTGTTCGCCGCCGGCACCGCGATCGCCGCCCTGCGGCTGCCCGACGGGCAGCGGAACGTGCTCTGGTCGGAGGACGGCAACCAGTTCCTCGAGGGCGCGTTCCGGCACGACTACCTCGGCATGCTGGCCACGCCGTACGCCGGCTACCTGCACGCGGTGCCGCGCACGGCCGCGCAGATCGTCGAGGCCGCCCTGCCCACGACCGAGCTCGGCACCGGCATGAACCTCGCGGGCGCGGCGGTCTGGTCGGCGGCAGCCGTCGCGGCCTTCGTCTTCACCCGCGAGCGCGTTCAGCTCCCGCTGCGGTGTCTGCTCTGGCTGCTGGTGCTCATCCTTCCTATCGGCTCGCTCGAGGTCGCGACCAACGTCTCGAACTCGCACTGGTTCCTGATGTTCTCGCTGTTCCTCGTGCTGTCGGCCCGCTCGGGCCCAGGGGTGGCGAGGACGGTCTTCGGCTCGGTGCTGGTCGCCGCCTCGGTGCTGAGCGATCCGCTCTCGATCGTGTTCGCGCCCCTCGTGCTCGCGCGGGCCGTGGTGCTGCCCCGGCTCCGGGAGAACGTCGTGGGCATCGTCTTCGCGGCGGCCGCCGTCGTGCAGGTGATCGCCGTGCTCGGCACCGAGCGCGACCGCGGCGACCCCACCCTGCAGCCGGCGGCCATGGCCTCGACCTACCTCGTCCGGGTCGTCTTCGGCGACCTGCTCGGGCACACCACCGGCACCTCGGTCTACGCCGAGCTCGGCCGGCGCCCCGTCGTGCTGATCGCTGTCGCGGTGCTCCTCCTGCTCGTCGTGCTGATCGCCCTGCGACTGCGTCGCGACGGTCTGCCGGCGATCGCGCTGGTCGCCTCGGCCGGGTTCTTCGGCGTCACCGCCGTGCTCACCTGGAACCGTCTCGGCCTGCAGGACCCGGGCGCCGAGGTGTTCCTCGGCGGTCGCTACCTCGTGGTGCCGTCGCTGCTCCTGATCGTCTCGATCGTCGCCGCGGTCAGCGCCTGGCTGCCTCCCGCGGGCGCCCGAGGCGGCCGTCGGGCGGTGCGGCTCGGGGTGGTCCTCGTGCTGGCCGCGGCCCTGATCACCCCCGGTGTGATCGACTACCGCTCGCCCGGGAACAAGGCCGGCGTGCCCGAGCTCAGCGTCTCAGTGCCCGGTTTCCGCGACGAGTGCGCCGCCGACCCGTACGCCTCGATGCAGGTGCCGATCGGTCCGGCCGGCTACTGGTTCCTCGTGCCCTGCGAGCGCATCCTCGACCCGGCTCCGACGGGGAGCTGACCGAACCTCGGGCTAGGGAACGGTGACGGTGGTGCAGCCCAGTGAGCGGTTGTCGAAGGTGGCCGTCACGCACACCTTCCGGGAACCAGATGGCGCCTTCACGACTGAGTCGACCCCGTGGTTCGGCCCCACGCCCGGGAAGTACGAGTCGATCCAGGCGAGAGGCTTGTCCGCCGCGACCGGGAATCCACCCACGCCCTGCACGTCGACCCAGAGGTAGGTGCTCTCGGTGGTCTCGCGATTCACTGCCCAGCCCTGCACGCGCACACCGCCGGCGACTCCGGTGACGGCGTCGACGTTCGCCGCGCCCGGTGACTGCACGTCGACCGTGCGGCAGCCAAGATTCTGATTGTCGAACGTCGCGGTGACGCAGACCTCGCGGGGGCCGGCACCCGCGGGGATGTCGATGGCGAAGCCGTGGTTCGCCCCGACGCCGGGGAAGTACGCGTCGATCCACGGAAGCGGCTTGTCCGCCTTGTAGGGTTTGCCGACTCCGTCGATGCTCACCCAGACGTACGTCGTCGCCTTCGACAAGCGGTCGACGGACCAGCCGGTGACCGTGACCGAGCGGTCGCCCGCTGTGACA of the Herbiconiux flava genome contains:
- a CDS encoding glycosyltransferase, whose product is MTEGLRASIVIPAYNEGDDIVPGLDRIFEAVKLDAEVLVVVDATTDTTVPVVEAYAAAGRPNLKVLINDYGRGPAYAIRYGIDHATSETVVVTMADGCDDPRQIDDLVRLVERGVVVAAASRYMPGGQQVGGPRFKSFLSRMAGITLHVFTNAGTRDATNSFKAYNAEFVRQVGIDSKDGFEIGLELTAKARRLRLPVAEIPTIWLDRAFGESNFKLAKWIPKYLRWYRFAFGRKLTVEELRALTDAPTTP
- a CDS encoding NAD-dependent epimerase/dehydratase family protein codes for the protein MKKVLVTGSAGFIGGYIVEELLEKGYQVVGVDNYSKYGPVKKSYDDNPNYELVVGDVQDVELMTRLLEDCDHFIAGAALIGGISYFHTYAYDLLAQNERIIASSVDAAIAAHKKGRLEKVTYMSSSMVFESTDRWPSKEGDERIVPPPLSSYGFQKLAVEYFARAAWDQYKLPYTILRPFNCVGIGESRALGDVEIDSGNVKLAMSHVVPDLVQKVLKGQDPLHILGSGEQVRHYTYGGDLARGIVLSLDHPAALNNDFNVSTAEGHSVLELAETIWRKIKGPDVPFNYTSDPGFEYDVAKRVPDVTKAKELLGFEATTTLDDMLDEVIPWIENAVADGTI